One genomic window of Micromonospora sp. WMMD1128 includes the following:
- a CDS encoding HAD-IA family hydrolase — protein sequence MVHARIPLAGLVFDMDGTLIESHAAVPAAYRAAVVAGGGRPPSDEEVIAGYPLGAPEHLLAALLRRPATRVDLDRYHDELARAADRVTVYDGVADLLAEVGRRLPVGVFTGASARAARILLDRTGLAAHVRVIVGGDQVARPKPDPEGVLLACRRLGVEPARVAYVGDSPLDLGAARAAGALSVAAAWGHLYDPGVAADLVAGRPGDLVALVR from the coding sequence GTGGTTCACGCGCGGATCCCGCTGGCCGGGTTGGTCTTCGACATGGACGGCACCCTGATCGAGTCGCACGCGGCGGTGCCGGCGGCGTACCGGGCGGCGGTTGTCGCCGGCGGTGGTCGCCCGCCCAGCGACGAGGAGGTCATCGCCGGTTATCCGCTGGGTGCTCCGGAGCACCTGCTCGCCGCGTTGCTCCGTCGTCCCGCCACCCGGGTGGATCTCGACCGCTACCACGACGAGTTGGCGAGGGCGGCGGACCGGGTCACGGTGTACGACGGGGTGGCGGATCTGTTGGCGGAGGTCGGGCGGCGGTTGCCGGTGGGGGTGTTCACCGGCGCCAGCGCGCGGGCGGCGCGGATCCTGCTGGATCGGACCGGCCTGGCCGCGCACGTGCGGGTGATCGTCGGGGGCGACCAGGTGGCTCGGCCGAAGCCGGATCCGGAGGGTGTCCTGCTGGCGTGCCGGCGTCTGGGTGTCGAGCCGGCGCGGGTGGCCTATGTGGGTGACTCGCCGCTGGATCTGGGGGCGGCCCGCGCGGCGGGTGCGTTGTCGGTCGCGGCGGCCTGGGGGCACCTGTACGACCCGGGTGTGGCGGCTGATCTGGTCGCGGGGCGGCCCGGTGACCTGGTGGCGCTCGTGCGGTGA
- a CDS encoding GntR family transcriptional regulator, with protein sequence MTVEPPYLHIAAELRRRIAARELRPGDRLPSIRALAAGWGVAPGTAAKALNELRQAGLVRAQPRVGSIVAPPAARAGSRTAPRARPASTGTAAMPEVELSRDRVVRAAMAIADAQGLEAVSMRAVAARLGVATMSLYRHVAGKDELVLLMADVAYGEGEYPAVPPDGWRARLEFGARLLWGLHCRHPWLAHLGPLARPLPLPNLLRHGEWIIGALADLGLSADRVLDLQILLFSHGQGLAVHLEREARARAETGLSDEQWGDAQAADMHALAYSGRYPNLARMMDGLVGGYDFDLDALFALGLQALLDGFERLVGARQDGGEAA encoded by the coding sequence GTGACCGTTGAGCCGCCGTACCTGCATATCGCCGCGGAGCTACGCCGACGCATCGCCGCACGGGAGCTGCGGCCCGGTGATCGACTTCCTTCGATTCGAGCGCTTGCCGCCGGGTGGGGAGTCGCGCCGGGCACTGCGGCGAAGGCGTTGAACGAGTTGCGTCAGGCTGGTCTGGTCCGCGCTCAACCGCGGGTGGGTTCGATCGTGGCGCCGCCGGCTGCCCGTGCAGGATCGCGCACGGCGCCGCGAGCGCGGCCGGCGTCGACGGGAACGGCCGCGATGCCGGAGGTCGAGTTGAGCCGCGACCGCGTCGTACGCGCCGCCATGGCGATAGCGGATGCCCAAGGGCTTGAGGCCGTGTCGATGCGGGCCGTCGCCGCGCGGTTGGGGGTGGCCACCATGTCGCTGTATCGGCACGTCGCGGGTAAGGACGAACTGGTGCTGCTGATGGCGGACGTGGCGTACGGGGAGGGTGAGTATCCGGCGGTGCCGCCTGACGGTTGGCGCGCCAGGCTGGAGTTCGGCGCTCGCCTGCTGTGGGGTCTGCACTGCCGCCATCCGTGGCTCGCTCACCTGGGTCCACTGGCCAGGCCCCTGCCGCTACCCAACCTGTTGCGTCATGGCGAGTGGATCATCGGCGCGTTGGCCGATCTGGGCCTGTCCGCGGATCGTGTTCTTGACCTGCAGATTCTGTTGTTCAGCCACGGTCAGGGCCTCGCCGTTCACCTGGAGCGTGAGGCCCGTGCGCGAGCGGAGACCGGCTTGTCGGATGAGCAGTGGGGTGACGCGCAGGCTGCGGACATGCACGCGTTGGCCTACTCCGGACGGTATCCGAACCTCGCCCGGATGATGGACGGACTCGTCGGCGGCTACGACTTCGATCTCGACGCGCTGTTCGCCCTGGGTCTGCAGGCGTTGCTCGACGGGTTCGAGCGCCTCGTCGGGGCGCGGCAGGACGGCGGCGAGGCGGCCTGA